A region from the Bacteroidota bacterium genome encodes:
- a CDS encoding EamA family transporter, with protein sequence MWWIYAILSALFASLTAIFGKLGVANINSNLATGIRTVVILVMIWTIILTRGEAKGINTLSKQNIIFLVISGIATGLSWLFYFKALQLGNVSQVAPIDKLSVALTIILAMIFLGETLTLKTAIGAGLIIAGTLVMIVK encoded by the coding sequence ATGTGGTGGATTTACGCAATACTATCAGCTTTGTTTGCTTCGCTTACAGCGATATTCGGGAAATTAGGCGTGGCAAATATCAATTCAAACCTTGCAACAGGCATAAGAACAGTTGTAATTTTGGTAATGATTTGGACAATTATTTTGACGAGAGGCGAAGCGAAAGGAATTAACACGTTGTCAAAACAAAACATCATTTTTCTTGTTATTTCGGGCATTGCGACAGGTTTGTCGTGGTTGTTTTATTTCAAAGCATTGCAGTTAGGAAACGTATCACAAGTTGCACCCATTGACAAACTAAGCGTAGCTTTGACAATCATTTTGGCAATGATTTTTTTAGGCGAAACATTGACATTGAAAACCGCCATTGGTGCAGGTTTGATTATTGCAGGAACTTTGGTAATGATTGTAAAATAA
- a CDS encoding TonB-dependent receptor gives MTNNFLRATLLIKALLLLSISVSFAQTSSVTLSGIVKDKKDKSALPFVNIVLKTEKDSAFVTGTVTDDEGRFTLAGIKPNNYFLEISYIGYVTKKQTLFVGNLSEFLNVATIELEEETQTLNEVVVTAKVDNVSGKMDKKTYSVEDNISQGGGSVLQTMQNLPGVTVQDNKVQLRGNDKVTILIDGKQTAMTGFGNQTGLDNIPASSIERIEIINNPSSKYDANGNAGIINIIMKKNKQEGFNGKVSFTTGLGALWVRKENLPTIRPQYTFTPKVNPSISFNYRKGKVNAFFQADNLYKHTLDKNEFVTRTYDDGTIIRQQLKRNRNTNYFTSKAGIDWYINEKNTLTVSGLFGSEKIIDRGDQPFFNSDLSTRLRLWQFLEDELKTTAMASAMYQHKFKQAGHLLNVGFNYTFHREDEKYFYDNYLPTSTGTDAFKLLSDEQVYDFNVDYIKPLKYGRIETGVKFRYRNIPTNMDFQAGANSVLDTNAGGWATYNEVIPALYGNYVFENEKWEAELGLRVEYVKIDYKVNPNHNTYTSDGYDYIQPFPNFRLAYKINDRNKLSLFYNRRVDRPNEVDIRIFPKYDDAEIIKVGNPALRPQFTNSFELGYKTSWKSGYFYSAAYYRFANATITRISTIVPNSNLIYAIFQNAGKSHNTGLEIVLNQDIAKWYSFNINANAYYNQIDAFTVENLYPVPHTFSANKQTIFSGNVKLNNNFHLPKNFELQVTAVYLAPDIIPQGKIGQRFSLDLGLKKSIQKGKGELFLNANDLLNTMVIKKEIQGNGFSYTSADYYETQVIRLGYSYKF, from the coding sequence ATGACTAATAATTTTTTAAGAGCAACGCTTTTAATCAAAGCGTTGCTCTTACTTTCAATCAGCGTTTCTTTTGCTCAAACATCATCGGTTACACTTTCGGGCATTGTAAAAGACAAGAAAGACAAATCGGCTTTGCCGTTTGTAAATATTGTTTTGAAAACAGAAAAAGACAGTGCATTTGTAACAGGAACGGTTACAGATGATGAGGGAAGATTTACGCTTGCGGGCATTAAACCCAACAATTATTTTTTGGAAATTTCTTACATCGGTTACGTTACAAAAAAGCAAACACTTTTTGTTGGTAATCTTTCAGAATTTCTGAATGTGGCAACTATTGAATTGGAAGAGGAAACACAAACACTGAACGAAGTTGTGGTTACTGCAAAAGTTGATAATGTAAGTGGAAAAATGGATAAAAAAACGTATTCCGTTGAAGACAATATTAGTCAAGGCGGAGGCTCTGTTTTGCAAACAATGCAAAACCTGCCCGGTGTTACGGTGCAGGATAATAAAGTGCAACTTCGTGGCAACGATAAAGTAACTATACTGATTGACGGCAAACAAACGGCAATGACAGGTTTCGGCAATCAAACAGGTTTAGACAACATTCCTGCATCTTCTATTGAACGCATTGAAATCATAAATAATCCGTCCTCAAAATACGATGCTAACGGCAACGCAGGAATTATCAATATCATAATGAAGAAAAACAAACAAGAGGGATTTAACGGAAAGGTTAGTTTTACAACAGGTTTAGGGGCTTTGTGGGTGCGTAAAGAAAATTTGCCTACGATAAGACCGCAATACACTTTTACGCCAAAAGTCAATCCGTCCATTTCTTTCAATTACAGAAAAGGAAAAGTAAATGCGTTTTTTCAAGCCGATAATTTATACAAACACACACTTGACAAAAACGAATTTGTAACCCGAACTTACGATGACGGAACTATTATCAGACAACAATTAAAGCGAAACCGCAACACCAATTATTTCACTTCAAAAGCGGGAATTGATTGGTATATTAATGAAAAAAATACATTAACCGTTTCGGGTTTATTCGGAAGCGAAAAAATAATTGACAGAGGCGACCAACCTTTTTTCAATTCGGATTTATCAACCCGACTTCGTTTGTGGCAGTTTTTGGAAGACGAATTGAAAACAACGGCAATGGCTTCGGCAATGTATCAGCACAAATTCAAGCAAGCAGGACATTTGTTGAATGTTGGTTTCAATTATACATTTCACAGAGAAGATGAAAAATATTTTTACGATAATTATTTGCCGACTTCAACAGGAACGGACGCTTTTAAATTGTTGTCAGACGAACAGGTTTATGATTTCAATGTTGATTACATCAAACCTTTGAAATACGGGCGAATTGAAACAGGCGTGAAATTCCGATACAGAAACATTCCAACGAATATGGATTTTCAAGCAGGTGCAAATTCGGTGTTAGACACCAATGCAGGCGGCTGGGCAACTTACAACGAAGTTATTCCTGCATTATACGGAAACTACGTTTTTGAAAATGAAAAGTGGGAAGCCGAATTAGGTTTGCGAGTAGAATATGTAAAAATAGATTACAAAGTAAATCCAAATCACAACACTTACACAAGTGACGGATATGATTACATACAACCGTTTCCAAATTTTCGTTTGGCTTACAAAATCAATGACAGAAATAAATTGTCATTGTTTTACAACCGCAGAGTGGACAGACCAAACGAAGTGGACATTCGCATTTTCCCGAAATACGATGATGCAGAAATTATTAAAGTCGGCAACCCTGCATTGCGACCACAGTTTACAAACTCATTTGAATTAGGTTACAAAACAAGTTGGAAAAGCGGTTATTTTTATTCGGCAGCCTATTATCGTTTTGCAAATGCAACAATCACACGAATTTCAACCATTGTGCCTAATAGCAATTTGATTTACGCCATATTTCAAAATGCAGGTAAAAGCCACAATACAGGTTTGGAAATTGTGTTGAATCAAGACATAGCAAAATGGTATTCGTTCAACATCAACGCAAATGCTTATTACAATCAAATTGATGCTTTCACGGTTGAAAATTTGTATCCTGTTCCGCATACTTTTTCGGCAAACAAGCAAACCATTTTTTCGGGCAACGTAAAACTGAACAACAATTTTCATCTGCCGAAAAACTTTGAATTGCAAGTAACGGCAGTTTATTTAGCACCCGACATTATTCCGCAAGGAAAAATCGGACAGCGTTTTTCGTTGGATTTAGGACTTAAAAAATCTATACAAAAAGGAAAAGGCGAATTGTTTTTAAACGCCAACGACCTGTTAAATACAATGGTTATCAAAAAAGAAATTCAAGGCAACGGATTTTCTTATACAAGTGCCGACTATTACGAAACACAAGTAATCCGTTTGGGTTACAGCTATAAATTTTAA
- a CDS encoding PepSY-like domain-containing protein, protein MKKSAILLGAMFAVSFANAQKVSDKEVPTVVKNTLQKSYPNAKEIKWEKEKANYEAEFEVNETDYSLLIDVSGNILETEVEIKIDELPAKAKEYVSKNYAGQKIKETAKITDSKGVVTYEAEIKGKDLIFDSNGNFIKEVKE, encoded by the coding sequence AGAAATCAGCAATCTTGTTAGGTGCAATGTTCGCAGTATCATTCGCCAACGCACAAAAAGTTTCGGACAAAGAAGTTCCGACAGTTGTAAAAAACACTTTGCAAAAAAGTTATCCTAACGCAAAAGAAATTAAGTGGGAAAAAGAAAAAGCCAACTACGAAGCGGAATTTGAAGTTAATGAAACGGATTATTCACTTTTGATTGACGTTTCGGGAAACATTCTTGAAACAGAAGTGGAAATCAAAATTGATGAACTTCCTGCAAAAGCGAAAGAGTATGTTTCTAAAAACTATGCAGGGCAAAAAATCAAAGAAACTGCAAAAATTACCGACAGCAAAGGCGTTGTTACTTACGAAGCAGAAATCAAAGGCAAAGACCTGATTTTTGACAGCAACGGAAATTTCATTAAAGAAGTAAAAGAGTAA